The Phosphitispora fastidiosa genome segment CTGCAATACCTGGGACAGTACACTCACAGGGTTGCTATTTCTAACAATAGAATTATTAAGGTTGAAGACAGCAAGGTTACCTTTAAATGGCGGGATTACCGGGACAATAACAAGACTAAACTGATGACCCTTGATGCCCAGGAGTTCATTCGACGGTTCCTGCTGCATATTCTGCCACAAAGGTTTGTCAAGATTCGTCACTACGGGATTCTGAGCAACAGAAACCGTAATACCAAGCTGAATACCTGTAAGCAGCTATTTAAATTGAGTACATCCAGGACGAAAATCACTGACATTGCAGAATTAATCCTGAAACTGACAGGCAGGGATATCACTCTATGTCCACAGTGTGGTAAAGGCAAAATGCTAAAGAAGATGAAACTTGAACCCAGGAACTGCTCCCCTCCCATTGTGGCTTAACTACATAAATTTTTGCTGATTTTGGGGAGGGGGAAAGTGCATC includes the following:
- a CDS encoding IS91 family transposase; the encoded protein is LQYLGQYTHRVAISNNRIIKVEDSKVTFKWRDYRDNNKTKLMTLDAQEFIRRFLLHILPQRFVKIRHYGILSNRNRNTKLNTCKQLFKLSTSRTKITDIAELILKLTGRDITLCPQCGKGKMLKKMKLEPRNCSPPIVA